A stretch of Branchiostoma lanceolatum isolate klBraLanc5 chromosome 14, klBraLanc5.hap2, whole genome shotgun sequence DNA encodes these proteins:
- the LOC136448848 gene encoding uncharacterized protein isoform X1: protein MMASDVEEEDLQSLRTAVLASLKTQSEDSPAVTGEDSDDDDEEDLEALRLAALQSLKAKSTPGDSVQPDVPPTGPTQSPPQRPQNQAGFPSHRRHPKRSNLIAINIVREESDNDLPLPIGGLPPTRGRGRVPKIDRTVLPNEGRSSTPTKRSDKFSRFDSDSDSEEEILGGSSSSSSDGEEEDEVDLKESTSSESEKEEEEEVDHKESSSESEKEEERDVFDAEKDAEKSSDEAECNTKNEKEEENKDIEVVAEEIDVSSTKLVEEKPPDLDKQEETKDEFGAGSHAPVESDNSSKVTEHQRLEQNNGEPHNGKIENSHNPPLSEHEPEKVETQEDRPESRASSKSGSSSTSRSASPARSPSSPEISSSARSKSSVSFTTTSSDGSSSRSTSKSRSRSRSLSRSPSAAKQRKTRSLSRERFRRRTSCSRSRSRSIGRKVAQSPHRVARRRSQSPVRLSRNRSKSPVQLRRKRSKSPKQGLLDRPGSPVRSKRGRSLSKSRASRSLSRSRKRLRSRSQSPPRKVANRSGRSDSRSRRRGREEHRSRHLPAAYRRDALSFERNLARTLQKPQVRESKRRTERRGLPSRPGERHKRNNLEKGDKTLKVTPDRTEDKASSFKDMEKPTDQKLEARKRKFEGREAKLEKQKVSLQGIVEKTDGLDSVNIKISPVEKERRKVSKVKPKKETRRISVKSESAGSSSSSMLSDSESESETEESRFRQTKKDVGEDSKEGRGLGLLRTTQVRTNIPDSLDPWDRRREDRDRNGPGRSGFPRERHQRPRDRNRDRRNTRRHSPNNSQEAQHRSRDRDRTDLKRKVATLDKADRVPHSPPKKIKKIFRPEKESKSGSSSEGKDEQPKIKSLLSLNVSPPKSVTPKPSVSPEPMQDKREIVEDVLRQSPEVKAVKAVKRKVQVKRIVLSDTTGADSMDGSDLRVRILQRKTVESGGEEDGRKKKKRERGVKRKISITSDEVNSAVPDPSEDVSIKRKSIHERLGLQSKVQRQAPQQAISRQQIKIKIKRDVQRDLDAPATTRKQSPAPSSSKKPPPQLEVRPDESELDARIRLIQQKNAAILQRKKEIEMDKKKYGN from the exons ATGATGGCGTCGGACGTCGAG GAAGAAGACTTGCAGTCCCTTCGGACAGCTGTGCTGGCCTCACTAAAAACT CAGAGTGAAGATTCCCCTGCAGTGACTGGTGaggacagtgatgatgatgatgaggaggactTGGAAGCCCTTCGTCTCGCAGCGCTCCAGTCTCTCAAGGCCAAGTCCACACCTGGGGATTCAGTACAGCCTGATGTCCCTCCAACTGGCCCAACACAG AGTCCCCCACAAAGACCCCAGAACCAGGCAGGCTTTCCCAGTCATCGCAGGCACCCCAAGAGAAGCAATCTAATCGCTATCAACATCGTACGAGAAGAGTCGGACAACGACCTCCCACTTCCCATTGGCGGGCTGCCTCCGACCAGAGGGCGGGGACGTGTGCCAAAGATCGACAGGACAGTACTTCCCAACGAAGGAAGGTCATCCACGCCAACCAAGCGCAGTGACAAGTTCAGCAGGTTTGACAGCGATTCAGACTCGGAGGAGGAAATTCTTGGAGGGTCAAGCTCAAGTAGTTCTGACGGggaggaagaagatgaagtAGACCTCAAAGAAAGCACTAGTTCCGAATCAGAaaaagaggaagaggaggaagtaGACCACAAAGAAAGTAGTTCTGAATCAgaaaaagaggaagaaagagaTGTTTTTGATGCAGAAAAAGATGCTGAGAAAAGTTCTGATGAAGCAGAATGTAatacaaaaaatgaaaaggaaGAGGAAAACAAAGATATCGAAGTTGTTGCAGAAGAAATTGATGTTTCAAGTACCAAACTGGTTGAGGAAAAGCCACCAGACTTAGACAAACAGGAGGAAACCAAAGATGAGTTCGGAGCTGGAAGTCATGCTCCTGTAGAATCTGACAATTCTTCAAAAGTTACAGAACATCAAAGACTGGAACAGAACAATGGAGAGCCACATAATGGCAAGATTGAGAATAGCCATAATCCTCCATTATCAGAACATGAGCCAGAAAAAGTAGAAACTCAAGAAGACAGGCCAGAATCTCGTGCATCATCCAAGTCAGGTTCTAGTTCAACTAGCAGGAGTGCATCTCCAGCAAGAAGTCCATCTTCTCCAGAAATAAGTTCAAGTGCAAGGTCCAAGAGCTCTGTCTCATTCACTACTACTAGTTCCGATGGATCGTCCTCAAGGTCCACCTCTAAGTCTCGCTCTAGGTCTAGGTCACTGTCAAGATCACCAAGTGCTGCCAAGCAGAGGAAGACAAGGTCACTCTCCAGGGAAAGATTTCGGAGGAGAACTTCATGTTCCAGATCTAGGTCCAGGAGTATAGGAAGGAAAGTTGCACAGTCACCACACAGAGTAGCAAGACGTAGGTCACAGTCGCCTGTCCGACTTTCCAGGAACAGATCTAAGTCACCAGTTCAACTTCGAAGGAAGAGATCTAAGTCACCCAAACAAGGACTCTTGGATAGACCAGGATCTCCAGTGAGATCAAAGAGAGGTAGATCACTCTCGAAATCTAGGGCTTCTAGATCACTGTCTAGATCAAGAAAGAGGTTGAGGAGTAGATCTCAGTCCCCGCCAAGAAAGGTAGCCAACAGGTCAGGAAGATCTGACTCAAGGTCAAGACGTAGAGGAAGAGAGGAACACAGGAGTAGGCATTTACCTGCTGCTTACAGAAGAGATGCACTTTCCTTTGAACGGAATCTTGCCAGGACGTTACAAAAGCCCCAGGTCCGAGAATCAAAAAGGAGGACAGAGAGAAGGGGTCTACCTTCAAGGCCTGGAGAGAGGCACAAGAGAAATAACTTGGAAAAGGGAGATAAAACACTCAAAGTCACACCAGACAGGACTGAGGATAAGGCATCTTCCTTTAAAGACATGGAAAAGCCAACAGATCAGAAGTTAGAGGCAAGGAAGAGGAAATTCGAGGGCAGGGAGGCAAAACTAGAGAAACAGAAGGTCTCTCTCCAGGGTATAGTAGAGAAGACAGATGGTCTTGATTCAGTGAACATCAAAATTTCACCAGTGGAGAAAGAGAGGAGAAAAGTAAGTAAAGTTAAACCCAAGAAAGAGACAAGGAGGATTTCAGTGAAGTCGGAGAGCGCTGGATCAAGTTCATCTTCCATGCTGAGTGACAGTGAAAGTGAGTCTGAAACTGAAGAGTCCAGGTTCAGGCAGACTAAGAAAGATGTTGGAGAGGACAGTAAAGAAGGCAGGGGGTTGGGCCTGTTAAGGACGACTCAGGTACGCACAAATATCCCCGATAGCCTGGATCCTTGGGACAGGAGGAGAGAAGACAGGGACAGGAATGGACCGGGCAGATCTGGTTTCCCTCGCGAACGGCACCAGCGGCCACGAGATAGGAATAGGGACAGGCGCAACACACGCAGGCACTCTCCAAACAATTCTCAGGAAGCACAGCACAGAAGTAGAGACAGAGATAGGACTGATCTGAAGAGGAAAGTAGCCACACTTGATAAGGCTGACAGAGTCCCCCACTCACCAcctaagaaaataaagaaaatatttagaCCAGAAAAGGAGTCTAAGTCTGGTTCTTCATCAGAGGGGAAAGACGAGCAGCCCAAAATAAAGTCTTTGCTTTCCCTTAACGTTTCTCCCCCAAAGTCGGTCACACCAAAACCTAGTGTTTCTCCAGAACCCATGCAGGACAAACGGGAAATTGTTGAGGACGTGCTGAGACAGAGCCCTGAGGTGAAGGCGGTAAAGGCAGTGAAGAGAAAAGTACAGGTGAAGAGAATCGTCCTATCAGACACCACAGGAGCTGACAGCATGGACGGGTCAGACTTGAGGGTCAGGATTTTGCAGAGAAAAACTGTCGAGAGTGGTGGTGAGGAGGATGggaggaaaaagaagaagagagaaCGAGGCGTGAAGAGGAAGATATCTATCACTAGTGATGAGG TGAATAGTGCCGTCCCTGATCCATCAGAAGACGTTTCTATCAAACGGAAGTCCATCCACGAGCGGCTAGGCCTCCAGTCCAAGGTACAGAGACAGGCCCCCCAGCAAGCAATATCCAGGCAgcagatcaagatcaagatcaaaCGGGATGTTCAACGAGACCTGGATGCCCCTGCTACTACTAGGAAACAG TCTCCTGCTCCATCATCATCTAAGAAACCACCGCCGCAGCTGGAGGTCCGACCAGATGAAAGCGAGCTGGACGCTCGTATTCGCCTCATCCAGCAAAAGAACGCTGCCATCCTCCAGCGTAAAAAGGAGATTGAGATGGATAAGAAAAAATATGGGAACTGA
- the LOC136448848 gene encoding uncharacterized protein isoform X2: MMASDVEEEDLQSLRTAVLASLKTSEDSPAVTGEDSDDDDEEDLEALRLAALQSLKAKSTPGDSVQPDVPPTGPTQSPPQRPQNQAGFPSHRRHPKRSNLIAINIVREESDNDLPLPIGGLPPTRGRGRVPKIDRTVLPNEGRSSTPTKRSDKFSRFDSDSDSEEEILGGSSSSSSDGEEEDEVDLKESTSSESEKEEEEEVDHKESSSESEKEEERDVFDAEKDAEKSSDEAECNTKNEKEEENKDIEVVAEEIDVSSTKLVEEKPPDLDKQEETKDEFGAGSHAPVESDNSSKVTEHQRLEQNNGEPHNGKIENSHNPPLSEHEPEKVETQEDRPESRASSKSGSSSTSRSASPARSPSSPEISSSARSKSSVSFTTTSSDGSSSRSTSKSRSRSRSLSRSPSAAKQRKTRSLSRERFRRRTSCSRSRSRSIGRKVAQSPHRVARRRSQSPVRLSRNRSKSPVQLRRKRSKSPKQGLLDRPGSPVRSKRGRSLSKSRASRSLSRSRKRLRSRSQSPPRKVANRSGRSDSRSRRRGREEHRSRHLPAAYRRDALSFERNLARTLQKPQVRESKRRTERRGLPSRPGERHKRNNLEKGDKTLKVTPDRTEDKASSFKDMEKPTDQKLEARKRKFEGREAKLEKQKVSLQGIVEKTDGLDSVNIKISPVEKERRKVSKVKPKKETRRISVKSESAGSSSSSMLSDSESESETEESRFRQTKKDVGEDSKEGRGLGLLRTTQVRTNIPDSLDPWDRRREDRDRNGPGRSGFPRERHQRPRDRNRDRRNTRRHSPNNSQEAQHRSRDRDRTDLKRKVATLDKADRVPHSPPKKIKKIFRPEKESKSGSSSEGKDEQPKIKSLLSLNVSPPKSVTPKPSVSPEPMQDKREIVEDVLRQSPEVKAVKAVKRKVQVKRIVLSDTTGADSMDGSDLRVRILQRKTVESGGEEDGRKKKKRERGVKRKISITSDEVNSAVPDPSEDVSIKRKSIHERLGLQSKVQRQAPQQAISRQQIKIKIKRDVQRDLDAPATTRKQSPAPSSSKKPPPQLEVRPDESELDARIRLIQQKNAAILQRKKEIEMDKKKYGN, encoded by the exons ATGATGGCGTCGGACGTCGAG GAAGAAGACTTGCAGTCCCTTCGGACAGCTGTGCTGGCCTCACTAAAAACT AGTGAAGATTCCCCTGCAGTGACTGGTGaggacagtgatgatgatgatgaggaggactTGGAAGCCCTTCGTCTCGCAGCGCTCCAGTCTCTCAAGGCCAAGTCCACACCTGGGGATTCAGTACAGCCTGATGTCCCTCCAACTGGCCCAACACAG AGTCCCCCACAAAGACCCCAGAACCAGGCAGGCTTTCCCAGTCATCGCAGGCACCCCAAGAGAAGCAATCTAATCGCTATCAACATCGTACGAGAAGAGTCGGACAACGACCTCCCACTTCCCATTGGCGGGCTGCCTCCGACCAGAGGGCGGGGACGTGTGCCAAAGATCGACAGGACAGTACTTCCCAACGAAGGAAGGTCATCCACGCCAACCAAGCGCAGTGACAAGTTCAGCAGGTTTGACAGCGATTCAGACTCGGAGGAGGAAATTCTTGGAGGGTCAAGCTCAAGTAGTTCTGACGGggaggaagaagatgaagtAGACCTCAAAGAAAGCACTAGTTCCGAATCAGAaaaagaggaagaggaggaagtaGACCACAAAGAAAGTAGTTCTGAATCAgaaaaagaggaagaaagagaTGTTTTTGATGCAGAAAAAGATGCTGAGAAAAGTTCTGATGAAGCAGAATGTAatacaaaaaatgaaaaggaaGAGGAAAACAAAGATATCGAAGTTGTTGCAGAAGAAATTGATGTTTCAAGTACCAAACTGGTTGAGGAAAAGCCACCAGACTTAGACAAACAGGAGGAAACCAAAGATGAGTTCGGAGCTGGAAGTCATGCTCCTGTAGAATCTGACAATTCTTCAAAAGTTACAGAACATCAAAGACTGGAACAGAACAATGGAGAGCCACATAATGGCAAGATTGAGAATAGCCATAATCCTCCATTATCAGAACATGAGCCAGAAAAAGTAGAAACTCAAGAAGACAGGCCAGAATCTCGTGCATCATCCAAGTCAGGTTCTAGTTCAACTAGCAGGAGTGCATCTCCAGCAAGAAGTCCATCTTCTCCAGAAATAAGTTCAAGTGCAAGGTCCAAGAGCTCTGTCTCATTCACTACTACTAGTTCCGATGGATCGTCCTCAAGGTCCACCTCTAAGTCTCGCTCTAGGTCTAGGTCACTGTCAAGATCACCAAGTGCTGCCAAGCAGAGGAAGACAAGGTCACTCTCCAGGGAAAGATTTCGGAGGAGAACTTCATGTTCCAGATCTAGGTCCAGGAGTATAGGAAGGAAAGTTGCACAGTCACCACACAGAGTAGCAAGACGTAGGTCACAGTCGCCTGTCCGACTTTCCAGGAACAGATCTAAGTCACCAGTTCAACTTCGAAGGAAGAGATCTAAGTCACCCAAACAAGGACTCTTGGATAGACCAGGATCTCCAGTGAGATCAAAGAGAGGTAGATCACTCTCGAAATCTAGGGCTTCTAGATCACTGTCTAGATCAAGAAAGAGGTTGAGGAGTAGATCTCAGTCCCCGCCAAGAAAGGTAGCCAACAGGTCAGGAAGATCTGACTCAAGGTCAAGACGTAGAGGAAGAGAGGAACACAGGAGTAGGCATTTACCTGCTGCTTACAGAAGAGATGCACTTTCCTTTGAACGGAATCTTGCCAGGACGTTACAAAAGCCCCAGGTCCGAGAATCAAAAAGGAGGACAGAGAGAAGGGGTCTACCTTCAAGGCCTGGAGAGAGGCACAAGAGAAATAACTTGGAAAAGGGAGATAAAACACTCAAAGTCACACCAGACAGGACTGAGGATAAGGCATCTTCCTTTAAAGACATGGAAAAGCCAACAGATCAGAAGTTAGAGGCAAGGAAGAGGAAATTCGAGGGCAGGGAGGCAAAACTAGAGAAACAGAAGGTCTCTCTCCAGGGTATAGTAGAGAAGACAGATGGTCTTGATTCAGTGAACATCAAAATTTCACCAGTGGAGAAAGAGAGGAGAAAAGTAAGTAAAGTTAAACCCAAGAAAGAGACAAGGAGGATTTCAGTGAAGTCGGAGAGCGCTGGATCAAGTTCATCTTCCATGCTGAGTGACAGTGAAAGTGAGTCTGAAACTGAAGAGTCCAGGTTCAGGCAGACTAAGAAAGATGTTGGAGAGGACAGTAAAGAAGGCAGGGGGTTGGGCCTGTTAAGGACGACTCAGGTACGCACAAATATCCCCGATAGCCTGGATCCTTGGGACAGGAGGAGAGAAGACAGGGACAGGAATGGACCGGGCAGATCTGGTTTCCCTCGCGAACGGCACCAGCGGCCACGAGATAGGAATAGGGACAGGCGCAACACACGCAGGCACTCTCCAAACAATTCTCAGGAAGCACAGCACAGAAGTAGAGACAGAGATAGGACTGATCTGAAGAGGAAAGTAGCCACACTTGATAAGGCTGACAGAGTCCCCCACTCACCAcctaagaaaataaagaaaatatttagaCCAGAAAAGGAGTCTAAGTCTGGTTCTTCATCAGAGGGGAAAGACGAGCAGCCCAAAATAAAGTCTTTGCTTTCCCTTAACGTTTCTCCCCCAAAGTCGGTCACACCAAAACCTAGTGTTTCTCCAGAACCCATGCAGGACAAACGGGAAATTGTTGAGGACGTGCTGAGACAGAGCCCTGAGGTGAAGGCGGTAAAGGCAGTGAAGAGAAAAGTACAGGTGAAGAGAATCGTCCTATCAGACACCACAGGAGCTGACAGCATGGACGGGTCAGACTTGAGGGTCAGGATTTTGCAGAGAAAAACTGTCGAGAGTGGTGGTGAGGAGGATGggaggaaaaagaagaagagagaaCGAGGCGTGAAGAGGAAGATATCTATCACTAGTGATGAGG TGAATAGTGCCGTCCCTGATCCATCAGAAGACGTTTCTATCAAACGGAAGTCCATCCACGAGCGGCTAGGCCTCCAGTCCAAGGTACAGAGACAGGCCCCCCAGCAAGCAATATCCAGGCAgcagatcaagatcaagatcaaaCGGGATGTTCAACGAGACCTGGATGCCCCTGCTACTACTAGGAAACAG TCTCCTGCTCCATCATCATCTAAGAAACCACCGCCGCAGCTGGAGGTCCGACCAGATGAAAGCGAGCTGGACGCTCGTATTCGCCTCATCCAGCAAAAGAACGCTGCCATCCTCCAGCGTAAAAAGGAGATTGAGATGGATAAGAAAAAATATGGGAACTGA
- the LOC136448851 gene encoding plancitoxin-1-like: protein MWHPSYHVRLCYLCTLVLAFFSYNCNGRISCLDGAGAPVDWFIIYKLPALPDHVDPHVQKGRGHLYMDARVGEWVLPGTEVGSRTGALGHTLQQMYDNVNKMRQEQGAYFAYNDQWPDGQLYKNKGHAKGSILFDKDGGFWLVHSLPRFPNWLEEAYTWPVGDFSTKYAHIFMCVTFEHSAFRMIGKLLMYMEPAIYDASLPASLQEDNPYFSPAMDGVGPAVPPWNKKAPLLSREGVDVLSFTKSGNYTEEMYKAFVGKHLDSDLAVQSWRTAKDSIPNSCWTPKVKNVKKVKLPYEVEFASSKDKSKWVVTTGGKSKWTCIGDMDRQEREMKRGGGTLCLKVPGVWQAFTSAVVETEKCRKPAEKKTEL from the exons ATGTGGCACCCTTCCTACCACGTGCGCCTGTGTTATTTGTGCACGCTTGTCCTGGCCTTCTTTAGCTACAATTGTAATGGAAGGATCTCGTGCTTGGACGGTGCAGGTGCCCCAGTAGACTG GTTCATAATCTACAAGCTGCCAGCTCTGCCCGACCACGTGGACCCCCATGTACAGAAAGGGCGGGGACACCTGTACATGGACGCCAGGGTGGGGGAGTGGGTATTACCTGGAACAGAGGTGGGCAGCAGGACAGGTGCGCTGGGACACACACTACAACAGATGTACGACAATGTCAACAAGATGAGGCAG GAGCAGGGTGCCTACTTTGCATACAATGACCAGTGGCCGGATGGACAGTTGTATAAAAACAAAGGGCATGCCAAAG GTTCTATCTTGTTTGACAAGGATGGAGGGTTCTGGTTGGTACACAGTCTGCCCAGGTTCCCAAACTGGCTGGAAGAGGCGTACACCTGGCCTGTGGGAGACTTCTCCACCAAGTATGCACACATCTTCATGTGTGTCACGTTTGAACACAGCGCCTTTAGAATGATCG GAAAGCTTCTCATGTACATGGAGCCTGCAATCTACGACGCGAGTCTCCCAGCATCCTTACAGGAGGACAACCCTTACTTCTCCCCGGCCATGGACGGCGTGGGTCCTGCCGTGCCACCGTGGAACAAGAAGGCACCTCTGCTGTCAAGAGAAGGGGTTGACGTTCTCAGTTTCACCAAGTCTGGCAACTACACAGAAG AGATGTACAAGGCATTTGTGGGAAAACATTTGGACTCTGACCTGGCAGTTCAGTCCTGGAGGACAGCAAAGGACAGCATACCCAACAGCTGCTGGACACCAAAG GTGAAGAATGTGAAGAAAGTGAAGCTCCCCTATGAGGTGGAGTTTGCATCCAGCAAAGACAAGTCCAAGTGGGTAGTGACTACAGGTGGCAAGAGCAAGTGGACCTGCATTGGCGACATGGACAGACAG GAGCGGGAGATGAAGAGAGGGGGTGGAACACTGTGTCTGAAGGTGCCAGGTGTCTGGCAGGCTTTCACTTCTGCCGTAGTAGAAACAGAGAAGTGCAGAAAACCCGCGGAAAAGAAGACTGAATTGTGA